In the genome of Prosthecobacter dejongeii, one region contains:
- a CDS encoding type II secretion system protein yields MKIAIHSPSSTSGFSLFEMLMTVSILAIMSTMALAWFGGSGSEVRQARDQRNAQTLCTLCQAVEAAGMPLTEEGHSPMDIARRLVEGVTIETGALKGRTFHVPGLGAEELHGAVRFLSIQDGQMRYDVSGQAQDGKTRTDGEI; encoded by the coding sequence ATGAAAATCGCGATTCACTCCCCATCCTCCACTTCCGGCTTCAGCCTTTTCGAGATGCTGATGACTGTGTCCATCCTCGCCATCATGAGCACGATGGCTTTGGCGTGGTTCGGTGGAAGTGGCAGCGAAGTCCGGCAGGCACGCGATCAACGCAATGCACAGACCCTTTGCACCCTGTGTCAGGCCGTGGAAGCCGCCGGCATGCCCCTCACAGAGGAAGGCCACAGCCCGATGGACATCGCCCGACGTCTGGTCGAAGGCGTCACCATTGAAACGGGAGCCCTCAAAGGACGCACCTTTCACGTCCCAGGACTGGGGGCAGAGGAATTGCACGGAGCCGTTCGTTTTCTGAGCATTCAGGATGGCCAGATGCGCTATGACGTCAGTGGTCAGGCCCAGGACGGCAAGACCCGCACCGATGGGGAGATCTGA
- a CDS encoding ABC transporter permease produces the protein MVNRASLFLALRYLRPKRSFVSVITTISVLGVAVGVLMMVVVRAVMMGFEVDFRDTLMGAEPHVLVARDTAAQNAPPWQEVLKIARAQPETLTAAPYAGGILYMAQRDNQTGTLVLGLSQEEGTANLKKLTRHLLEGNLDLPEDSIVISDYHAQQLGVGMGDEISVYASQNVNHAVRQYGAAEEQESEEKKKAILDAIKLQPQPLRVTGLINSDTGGYNGYVSLKTGQKLFQLGQEVTGIAIEIRDPQQAKEFADTLKPTLPGWNFTLWTDAGESRLAAMQNEQTMMQFVLIIIAVVAAFSVMNTTITVTTQKRREIGVLAALGSRPWQIVNVFLLQAVVVGVVGTLIGLIGSMIVLWLRNDIRSILTFATGGQVHAVEGVFLSTIPAHIQPWDVTVTCLISVALCIVAGLIPAWFASRVDPAVALRD, from the coding sequence ATGGTGAACCGCGCCTCCCTCTTTCTAGCCCTCCGCTACCTGCGCCCCAAACGCTCGTTTGTTTCGGTGATCACGACGATCTCCGTTCTCGGTGTGGCCGTGGGGGTGCTGATGATGGTGGTGGTACGCGCCGTCATGATGGGCTTTGAGGTGGACTTTCGTGATACGCTCATGGGCGCAGAGCCGCATGTGCTGGTGGCGCGGGACACCGCTGCGCAAAATGCTCCACCTTGGCAAGAGGTCCTAAAAATAGCCCGCGCCCAGCCAGAGACCCTGACTGCCGCACCTTATGCGGGGGGTATCCTCTACATGGCGCAAAGGGATAACCAGACGGGGACACTCGTACTCGGTTTATCTCAGGAAGAAGGGACCGCAAACCTCAAAAAACTTACCCGTCACCTGCTGGAAGGAAACCTGGATCTGCCGGAGGACAGCATCGTCATCAGCGATTATCATGCCCAGCAGCTCGGCGTGGGAATGGGGGATGAGATCAGCGTCTATGCCTCTCAAAATGTAAATCATGCCGTGCGTCAATACGGCGCGGCCGAAGAGCAGGAATCTGAAGAAAAAAAGAAAGCTATCCTGGACGCCATCAAGCTGCAGCCACAGCCCCTGCGCGTGACGGGTCTCATCAACTCAGACACGGGCGGGTATAATGGCTACGTCTCTTTAAAGACCGGGCAGAAACTCTTCCAGTTAGGCCAAGAGGTGACAGGCATCGCCATCGAGATTCGCGACCCGCAGCAGGCCAAGGAATTTGCGGACACGCTAAAACCTACCCTCCCAGGCTGGAACTTTACGCTCTGGACCGATGCGGGCGAGTCTCGCCTAGCCGCCATGCAGAATGAGCAGACGATGATGCAGTTTGTCCTCATCATCATCGCCGTCGTAGCGGCCTTCTCTGTGATGAACACCACCATCACGGTCACCACCCAAAAGCGCCGCGAGATCGGCGTATTGGCCGCGCTGGGCAGCCGCCCTTGGCAGATTGTGAATGTGTTTCTCCTCCAGGCGGTCGTGGTGGGTGTGGTAGGCACGCTCATCGGCCTCATCGGCAGCATGATAGTACTGTGGCTGCGCAATGACATCCGTTCCATCTTGACGTTCGCCACCGGGGGGCAAGTGCATGCAGTGGAGGGGGTGTTTCTTTCCACCATTCCTGCCCACATACAGCCCTGGGATGTCACCGTTACCTGCCTCATTTCTGTGGCCCTGTGCATCGTCGCCGGATTGATCCCCGCCTGGTTTGCCTCCCGGGTGGACCCGGCCGTGGCCCTGCGAGACTGA
- a CDS encoding FtsX-like permease family protein: protein MLSNAPLFLALRYLRPKRSLVSIISLISVLGVMLGVGVLVVVMSVFKGWQVEFKQLLLGFEPHVVLVQDSPFVGELPEGAPKPFRSNWRDVLKDMKQRPGVLSATPIAEGMIAARNGDSDPEAAELLGLREEADNDLLKKLSKHLLEGEFNLKEDNLIITDKLAKKLKVKVGDVLSILASDTIRQMIRNLREAEETTDPEQAKAARDEIVVLPRDLTVVAIVRADTAGDRCYAPLNVGQELFNLEGDVSGLEIELADPDQAEDFVQTLFQANALPVDWNARTWINTLGSKLRDVENQQSLMYFLLFFIMLVAAICVMNTTITVTVQKRREIGILTALGSRAQQIIGIFLVQAGIVAVFGIILGIIGGMTVLHFRNDLRDWIAEITGRDFFSKDIYFLSEIPSHIQWVDLSFICGLAMVLCLIAALIPAWFAARVDPAVALRD, encoded by the coding sequence ATGCTTTCCAACGCCCCTCTCTTTCTGGCTCTGCGTTACCTCCGGCCCAAGCGGTCGCTGGTCTCCATCATCTCGCTCATTTCCGTGCTCGGGGTCATGCTCGGCGTGGGTGTCCTCGTGGTGGTGATGTCCGTCTTCAAAGGCTGGCAGGTGGAGTTTAAACAACTGCTTCTTGGTTTTGAACCCCACGTCGTTTTAGTCCAGGACAGCCCCTTTGTGGGGGAGCTTCCTGAGGGTGCGCCCAAACCCTTTCGCTCCAACTGGCGTGATGTGCTGAAGGACATGAAACAGCGCCCAGGCGTGCTTTCTGCCACCCCCATCGCCGAAGGCATGATCGCTGCCCGCAATGGCGATTCCGACCCCGAAGCAGCTGAGCTTTTGGGCCTGCGAGAGGAGGCGGATAACGATCTGCTGAAAAAGCTCTCCAAGCATCTCCTCGAAGGCGAGTTTAACCTCAAGGAAGACAACCTCATCATCACCGACAAGCTGGCTAAAAAGCTAAAGGTCAAGGTAGGAGATGTGCTTTCCATCCTGGCCTCAGACACCATCCGCCAGATGATCCGCAATCTGCGTGAGGCTGAAGAAACGACGGACCCTGAGCAGGCTAAGGCCGCACGCGACGAGATCGTCGTCCTTCCCCGGGATCTCACCGTGGTCGCCATCGTGCGTGCAGATACAGCGGGTGACCGCTGTTATGCGCCGCTGAATGTCGGTCAAGAGCTCTTCAACCTGGAAGGTGATGTGAGTGGCCTAGAGATTGAATTGGCAGATCCAGACCAGGCAGAAGACTTCGTGCAGACACTTTTTCAGGCCAATGCGCTGCCCGTGGACTGGAATGCACGGACGTGGATCAACACCCTCGGCTCCAAGCTGCGGGATGTGGAAAACCAGCAGTCGCTGATGTACTTCCTGCTTTTCTTCATCATGCTCGTCGCCGCGATCTGTGTCATGAATACCACCATCACGGTCACGGTGCAAAAACGGCGCGAGATCGGCATCCTCACGGCCCTTGGCAGTCGGGCTCAGCAGATCATCGGCATCTTCCTCGTGCAGGCGGGCATTGTGGCTGTTTTTGGCATCATTTTAGGCATCATCGGCGGCATGACCGTCCTGCATTTTCGCAATGATCTGCGCGATTGGATTGCTGAAATCACGGGCCGCGATTTCTTCTCCAAAGACATCTATTTCCTCAGTGAAATTCCCTCCCATATCCAGTGGGTGGACCTATCCTTCATCTGCGGCCTGGCCATGGTGCTCTGCCTCATTGCAGCCCTGATTCCAGCGTGGTTTGCTGCGCGGGTGGACCCTGCGGTGGCCCTGCGAGATTAA
- a CDS encoding leucine-rich repeat domain-containing protein, with amino-acid sequence MIRLPFSTCALALLLTACGEETKFTITPTKPAPAVPVSPAPATTPPAETAKSVYWTAEKLHTEIKYHNHEYAGNGEFSIEDGQPVALSLREAKVTNLVFLEKFRPLALDLSGTPIKDIRPLQGMKLIELYLEDSPITDLSPLRGMPLQKIYLSRTPVVDLSALEGAPLTEVNIVDTKVTDVTPLSKSPIQMLWLSGTPVESIAGLKGMPLVSLTLHRSQVKDLSPLSGSALQRLHIGETPVTDLTPLAGMSLTRLVFTPATITRGLDTAKALPLKEIGTRFDETGSDLLPPEAFWAQQGK; translated from the coding sequence ATGATTCGTCTGCCTTTTTCCACCTGCGCCCTAGCCCTTCTGCTCACTGCCTGCGGTGAAGAAACGAAATTCACGATTACCCCTACAAAGCCCGCGCCTGCCGTTCCGGTATCTCCGGCGCCCGCAACGACACCCCCCGCTGAAACAGCGAAATCCGTTTACTGGACGGCTGAAAAGCTCCACACCGAGATCAAGTACCACAATCACGAATACGCTGGGAATGGCGAGTTCAGCATCGAGGATGGCCAGCCTGTCGCCCTCAGTCTCCGAGAGGCCAAAGTGACCAACCTTGTCTTTCTGGAAAAGTTCAGGCCCCTCGCGCTCGACCTCAGCGGCACACCCATCAAGGACATTCGCCCCCTCCAGGGCATGAAGCTCATCGAACTTTATCTGGAAGATAGCCCTATTACCGATCTCTCCCCGCTGCGCGGAATGCCGCTGCAAAAGATCTATCTCAGCCGTACCCCCGTGGTGGACCTCAGCGCCCTGGAAGGTGCGCCGCTGACGGAAGTGAACATTGTGGACACTAAAGTCACCGACGTGACGCCTCTCTCCAAGAGCCCCATCCAGATGCTTTGGCTCAGCGGCACCCCTGTCGAAAGCATCGCCGGACTGAAAGGCATGCCCCTGGTCTCCCTCACCCTGCATCGCAGCCAGGTGAAGGACCTGTCACCCTTAAGTGGCAGCGCCCTTCAGCGACTGCACATCGGTGAAACACCCGTCACCGATCTTACCCCACTCGCCGGCATGAGCCTCACCCGCCTAGTCTTCACCCCCGCCACCATCACCCGTGGTCTGGATACTGCCAAGGCCCTCCCCCTCAAAGAAATCGGCACCCGCTTTGACGAAACCGGCAGTGACCTCCTCCCGCCCGAAGCCTTCTGGGCCCAGCAGGGGAAATAG
- a CDS encoding PIN domain-containing protein gives MRLLIDANVLLDCLILEASGLPRTGQQASNRVLGLCDTRMHEGLVAWHTLPIIAYYHGRQHSKEETADMMDMLLGFLEVPNVGHTDATRWREHGMSDFEDALQMAAAISGMADIIITRNIADFSDCLIPAMTPESFLTTYSQVK, from the coding sequence ATGCGGCTGCTTATAGATGCCAATGTGCTGCTGGATTGTCTAATCCTGGAAGCCTCGGGGCTTCCGAGAACTGGACAGCAGGCTAGCAACAGGGTTTTAGGACTGTGTGACACAAGAATGCACGAAGGTTTGGTGGCTTGGCACACCTTGCCCATCATCGCCTATTATCATGGTCGGCAGCATTCAAAGGAAGAGACGGCAGACATGATGGACATGTTGTTAGGCTTTCTAGAAGTGCCCAATGTCGGCCATACCGATGCAACAAGATGGAGAGAACACGGTATGTCTGATTTTGAAGATGCCCTGCAAATGGCTGCTGCGATTTCGGGAATGGCAGACATCATCATCACTCGAAATATTGCCGACTTTTCCGACTGCCTGATTCCAGCTATGACACCTGAATCATTCTTGACCACTTACTCACAGGTAAAATAG
- a CDS encoding AsmA-like C-terminal region-containing protein produces the protein MSTVSAPSLARRLCVPLIALAVVATVLWLGCEWLVRRAQVQVKESLAARGLLLTSKSESWSLWGGVTLQDAVLSQVSGNRPPLLQISALHVEVEWGQSWEHRSAITRWLAEDAVLTLQDEVGAVTLNPFTLDSVVREGQVDVARLRLGQGALTVDVKGEVLTSTTSEQGGDKTPFSPDWQSLRSVFRTLSFNPEAGPFQITGVFAVDLRNSAVIWNADLQGTGQHVEWRGVPLKNAMVEGQVSQGGLRLTGDFQFTQGSALIEMSREGWSQTPLNLSGTLTDSANRSDEFEAAYLGSQRTLTIARLSGPADLLELAQNYPLLAAQLPSALTVKTFPDILAKDFVLDLSQEPPVWTLASAQLRTPASIVVTVRDQPLTMDGITGQVSRKKDLWHFNDLKGKLLDGRFKLDANYDGRILTDAQVSLQSLRLARLTPWLGKINDSLEDSDLSLNYQGTICNNPVRSTGGGSLILTNAPVVHIPLLEQTYALFPKLLPDRGRAGAGQFQVTFSMNKGVATIDPFKGRSEAITVTATGTVDLVNQYVQGRARANLRGIVGRITLPLSHVFTDMEISGPLDDIRVSPEGPIGGAKGLFQGTAKVAKGSVKLSGNVLKEGLTLPFEALGMFGEQKAGE, from the coding sequence ATGTCCACGGTCTCTGCTCCATCGCTCGCTCGCCGACTGTGCGTGCCGCTCATCGCACTCGCAGTGGTGGCGACGGTGTTGTGGCTCGGCTGCGAGTGGCTCGTCAGGCGTGCGCAGGTGCAGGTGAAGGAAAGCTTAGCGGCCCGAGGCCTTTTGCTAACTTCCAAAAGTGAGTCTTGGTCGCTCTGGGGCGGAGTCACGTTGCAAGATGCCGTTCTGAGCCAAGTCTCAGGCAACAGGCCACCTCTGCTGCAGATCAGCGCCCTGCATGTGGAGGTGGAATGGGGCCAGTCTTGGGAACACCGCAGCGCCATCACGCGCTGGCTTGCGGAAGATGCCGTCCTCACACTCCAAGATGAAGTCGGAGCCGTCACGCTGAACCCATTTACCCTCGATTCCGTGGTGCGTGAAGGCCAAGTGGATGTGGCTCGCCTGCGATTGGGCCAAGGGGCTTTGACGGTTGATGTGAAAGGTGAAGTTCTCACCTCTACCACTTCAGAACAGGGCGGGGACAAGACGCCATTTTCTCCGGATTGGCAGTCTCTGCGTTCCGTCTTTCGCACGCTAAGCTTCAATCCAGAGGCCGGGCCATTTCAGATCACGGGGGTGTTCGCCGTGGATCTGAGAAACAGCGCGGTCATCTGGAATGCAGACCTTCAAGGAACCGGCCAGCACGTGGAGTGGCGCGGTGTGCCCTTGAAGAATGCCATGGTGGAGGGCCAAGTCTCCCAAGGCGGACTGCGGCTGACGGGCGACTTCCAATTCACGCAAGGCAGTGCGTTGATCGAAATGAGTCGCGAGGGCTGGTCTCAGACCCCGCTCAATCTCAGCGGCACGCTCACGGATAGCGCCAATCGCAGCGATGAATTTGAGGCCGCCTATTTGGGCAGCCAACGCACGCTTACCATCGCCCGTCTCAGTGGCCCCGCGGATCTCCTGGAACTGGCCCAAAATTACCCGCTTCTTGCAGCTCAACTTCCCTCCGCTCTGACGGTCAAAACGTTTCCAGATATCCTGGCCAAAGACTTTGTTTTGGATCTCAGCCAGGAGCCACCTGTGTGGACTCTCGCCAGTGCCCAGTTGCGCACACCCGCCTCCATCGTCGTCACGGTTCGCGATCAACCCCTAACCATGGATGGTATCACGGGTCAGGTTTCTCGAAAAAAGGACTTGTGGCATTTCAATGACCTGAAGGGAAAACTCTTGGACGGGCGTTTCAAACTGGATGCCAATTACGATGGTCGCATCCTGACCGACGCCCAAGTCTCGCTCCAGTCCCTTCGGCTGGCCCGCCTCACTCCGTGGCTGGGTAAAATCAATGATAGCCTGGAGGACTCGGACTTGTCTCTGAACTATCAGGGAACCATCTGCAACAATCCTGTTCGCTCCACGGGCGGTGGCAGTCTCATCCTCACCAATGCGCCAGTGGTCCACATCCCCTTGCTGGAGCAAACTTATGCGTTATTTCCCAAACTGCTGCCTGACCGTGGTCGCGCAGGCGCTGGCCAGTTTCAGGTGACTTTCTCCATGAATAAAGGTGTGGCCACGATTGATCCCTTCAAGGGTCGCAGTGAAGCCATCACCGTCACTGCCACTGGCACGGTGGATTTGGTCAACCAATACGTTCAAGGCCGCGCCCGGGCCAACCTGCGTGGCATCGTTGGCCGCATCACCCTGCCGCTCAGCCATGTCTTTACCGACATGGAAATCAGCGGTCCGCTGGATGACATCCGTGTCTCGCCCGAGGGGCCAATCGGAGGTGCCAAAGGTCTGTTTCAGGGCACGGCAAAGGTCGCCAAAGGCAGCGTGAAACTCAGTGGCAATGTCCTCAAAGAAGGTCTCACCTTACCCTTCGAAGCTCTGGGCATGTTCGGAGAACAGAAGGCAGGAGAGTGA
- a CDS encoding GH25 family lysozyme, which translates to MNRLSLLPLIVLLAHCTSPQPGSTPTSLPPNSRGLPQIVNVSAYDPKERQREGRSYSENDVSALRANGASGLIARAGKGGNLDTKCANFLASADRQGMLLGVYYRLQTHVDAVAQADQFVARAQALARSRSWNASSLLLCGDFDANSRLSDILRFMDRVEARTGVVPVAYLENSAHLKILLGNADAATKAKLRRMPYWLALYSHESGAGPQFPAPGNPKGLVNQYRVWSDWTLWQYGGVDWEGGRSRPKVYNHGPWRFSPYFGNLDRPVERNVFNGSPAALQSFWQRHGLPLK; encoded by the coding sequence ATGAACCGACTTTCCCTGCTGCCTCTGATTGTCTTACTGGCCCACTGCACCTCCCCGCAGCCCGGAAGCACCCCCACCAGCCTGCCGCCCAATTCGCGAGGCCTGCCACAGATCGTCAATGTCTCCGCCTACGATCCGAAGGAGCGCCAGCGGGAAGGACGCAGCTACTCAGAGAACGATGTTTCCGCTCTGCGCGCGAATGGAGCCAGCGGCCTCATTGCCCGAGCAGGCAAAGGCGGCAATCTGGACACGAAATGCGCTAATTTCCTGGCCTCCGCCGATCGCCAAGGGATGCTGCTGGGCGTTTACTATCGCCTGCAAACCCATGTGGATGCCGTGGCCCAAGCAGATCAATTTGTGGCCCGTGCTCAGGCCCTGGCGCGCAGCCGCTCCTGGAATGCTTCTTCGCTGCTGCTGTGCGGTGACTTTGATGCGAACTCCCGTCTTTCTGACATCCTGCGTTTCATGGACCGGGTGGAAGCCCGCACGGGGGTGGTGCCTGTGGCCTACCTGGAGAACAGCGCGCATTTAAAAATCCTCCTCGGCAATGCCGATGCGGCCACCAAGGCCAAACTCCGCCGCATGCCTTACTGGCTAGCACTTTACTCCCATGAAAGCGGCGCAGGCCCCCAGTTCCCTGCCCCAGGCAATCCCAAAGGTCTCGTGAATCAATACCGAGTGTGGTCTGACTGGACGCTGTGGCAATACGGCGGGGTGGACTGGGAAGGTGGCCGCTCCCGCCCGAAGGTTTACAATCACGGCCCATGGCGTTTCAGCCCCTACTTTGGCAACCTGGACCGCCCGGTGGAGCGCAATGTCTTCAATGGTTCCCCGGCTGCCCTACAAAGCTTCTGGCAGCGCCATGGCCTGCCGCTGAAGTAG
- the hflX gene encoding GTPase HflX, producing MFDIREKPQNVDRAFLVGAYFDRRKAQESADLLEELKELVETLGIEVVGSELVFAREMTARHLIGKGKAQELMEAARNAGAECIVFDNEFSPGQQRAWESESKLCVIDRHEVILDIFNMRAKTREARLQVELARMEYSIPRLTRMWAHLDRQGGGAGGGVGGAGAARGEGETQLEVDRRMAYKKLDRVKAELEEVKKQRDTMRKERSRVPLPHAAIVGYTNAGKSSLLNKLTDADSYVENKLFATLDTTTRRMELPDGQAMLVTDTVGFVRNLPHDLVQSFRATLEEAVLADFLIHVVDASSPHAFSFYQTTTEVLAELGAGDKRVVLALNKVDLADDSRQMELRRQFPEGIFISVKTGQGLDDLFHRIHDMLIDRVVRLDLSIPLDRMDLVALAHQEGKVLTESYDRGVADIQCVVPKRFESRFTEFVAKKKKSAKK from the coding sequence ATGTTCGATATTCGTGAAAAGCCCCAGAACGTGGATCGTGCGTTTCTGGTCGGTGCCTATTTTGATCGCCGCAAGGCCCAGGAATCCGCAGATTTGCTGGAGGAATTGAAGGAACTGGTGGAGACGCTGGGCATCGAAGTGGTGGGGAGTGAACTGGTCTTTGCCCGTGAAATGACCGCCCGCCACCTCATCGGCAAAGGCAAGGCGCAGGAGCTGATGGAGGCGGCCCGCAATGCGGGTGCAGAGTGCATTGTCTTCGACAACGAATTCTCCCCTGGCCAGCAACGCGCCTGGGAAAGTGAGTCCAAGCTCTGCGTGATTGATCGTCACGAAGTCATTCTCGACATCTTTAACATGCGTGCGAAGACCCGCGAAGCTCGTTTGCAAGTGGAGCTCGCTCGCATGGAGTACTCCATTCCGCGTCTGACCCGCATGTGGGCCCACCTTGACCGTCAGGGCGGGGGCGCGGGCGGGGGCGTGGGCGGTGCCGGTGCGGCCCGTGGTGAGGGTGAAACCCAGCTAGAGGTGGACCGCCGTATGGCCTACAAAAAGCTCGACCGCGTGAAAGCCGAGCTGGAGGAAGTGAAGAAGCAGCGCGACACCATGCGCAAGGAGCGCAGCCGCGTGCCGCTGCCACATGCCGCCATTGTTGGTTATACCAATGCCGGAAAATCCTCTTTGCTGAACAAGCTGACGGATGCGGATTCCTACGTGGAAAACAAACTTTTCGCGACGCTGGACACCACCACTCGCCGGATGGAATTGCCCGATGGGCAGGCCATGTTGGTCACGGACACGGTGGGGTTTGTGCGCAATCTTCCGCATGATCTTGTGCAGAGCTTTCGCGCAACTCTGGAAGAGGCCGTGCTGGCAGATTTCCTCATTCACGTGGTGGATGCTAGCTCTCCCCATGCCTTTAGTTTTTACCAAACCACCACGGAGGTGCTGGCGGAACTGGGCGCTGGGGATAAACGCGTGGTGCTGGCGCTGAACAAGGTGGATCTGGCCGATGACAGCCGCCAGATGGAGCTGCGCCGTCAATTTCCTGAGGGGATCTTCATCTCCGTCAAGACAGGTCAGGGCCTGGATGACCTTTTTCACCGCATCCATGACATGCTGATTGATCGCGTGGTGCGGCTGGATCTCAGCATCCCTCTGGACCGCATGGACCTTGTGGCTCTAGCTCATCAGGAAGGGAAAGTCCTGACGGAATCCTATGATCGTGGTGTGGCGGATATCCAGTGCGTGGTGCCCAAGCGCTTTGAATCTCGCTTCACCGAATTTGTGGCGAAGAAAAAGAAGAGCGCCAAAAAATGA